A stretch of the Raphanus sativus cultivar WK10039 unplaced genomic scaffold, ASM80110v3 Scaffold0991, whole genome shotgun sequence genome encodes the following:
- the LOC108839018 gene encoding phosphopantothenoylcysteine decarboxylase, with protein sequence MENGKRDREDMEMQTAPPRKPRVLLAASGSVAAIKFGNLCHCFTEWAEVRAVVSKSSLHFLDRLSLPGEVALYTDEDEWSSWNKIGDPVLHIELRRWADVIVIAPLSANTLAKIAGGLCDNLLTCVIRAWDYSKPVFVAPAMNTLMWDNPFTERHLCSLDELGITLIPPIKKRLACGDYGNGAMAEPSLIYSTVRLFWESQARQQSGGTS encoded by the exons ATGGAGAACGGTAAACGAGACAGAGAAGACATGGAAATGCAAACCGCGCCGCCCCGAAAGCCACGCGTACTCCTGGCCGCGAGCGGAAGCGTCGCCGCCATCAAATTCGGCAACCTCTGCCACTGTTTCACCGAATGGGCCGAAGTGAGAGCCGTCGTATCGAAATCGTCACTCCACTTCCTCGACAGGCTCTCTCTCCCAGGGGAAGTCGCTCTCTACACCGACGAAGACGAGTGGTCTAGCTGGAACAAGATCGGCGACCCCGTGCTCCACATCGAGCTCAGACGCTGGGCTGACGTCATCGTCATCGCTCCTTTGTCTGCTAACACATTAGCCAag attGCTGGTGGGTTGTGTGATAATCTTCTGACTTGTGTGATACGAGCTTGGGATTATAGCAAACCGGTTTTCGTTGCGCCGGCGATGAATACATTGATGTGGGACAATCCTTTCACGGAGAGGCATCTTTGTTCGCTTGATGAGCTTGGGATCACGCTCATCCCTCCGATTAAGAAGAGGTTGGCGTGTGGTGATTATGGTAACGGCGCGATGGCTGAGCCTTCTTTGATTTATTCCACTGTTAGACTCTTCTGGGAGTCGCAGGCTCG